Below is a window of Camelina sativa cultivar DH55 chromosome 11, Cs, whole genome shotgun sequence DNA.
AGAGGGAGGAGAGGCTCCTAGTATTTATTAAACTCATCTTTCTCACACGACCTTTCACCTCCAAAGACTCCCCAACGAAAACcataataaagaaatttaaaacgTAAACTTTGccaaagttttttatttatttatttatttttctcttcttctttttaactctCATCACTCCCACGTAAGAAGGGAGAAGGAAGAAACCTTAAAACGTTTTATTTCCACAACACGAAAAAACTCCCCCCCCAcacttcttcacttttcttcttcttcttcttcttctgatttctaACTTTTTCGTTTTTGGTATCAGCTTAAACACATTCATTCCCCATGAAAGTCGAAGCTTTTATTCCCGCCGTTTTATTGCTCTGTTTTGGGGTAATGCTCGGTTTAAAGAGTTCGTGTGCGTTACAGATGGGTAAAGAGTCGAGGAGTTACATAAGTTGGGAAGATTTGAAAGTTGTGGAAGATGGGAGACCAGAGAGGAGTTTTAGCGTTAAGGAGGATAAGAGTAACTCGGTGAACACAAACGCTAACGCAAAGAACGCGACGAGCCTGGAGAGATTTATTGTGGTTGATAAGAACGGTAGAGGTGACTCTGTTACAGTTCAAGGAGCTGTTGATATGGTTCCTGATTCCAATTCTCAGAGAGTTAAGATCTTCATTCTACCTGGGATTTACAGGTAActtataaatcaagtttctcATCTCAGACACAAaccgtgattttttttttctatatttttatctGTTTTAAATCGTTGGAAACGTCTTGAGAatgtgggattttttttttttttttttttttttttNtttaaaaaaaaaattaagaaagcaGTTGAAGCTAATTCTTGGGTTAGTGGGATATAATAATCTAAGCATAAGCTACGGTACGTGGGTAGTTTTACTATTACAGTTTACAGAATGATTTTTATTAGATCGTGGGTCTCAAGAATCTTTGTCCgtaaaaaccataaaataagAATCTTTGTCTGTTTTAAGATTCTCTTGTCTTTTTATTACATACTCTGTTTCTTATAAGCTGTGGTATTGTGCTAATTATATACTTTGTTGTTGCAGGGAGAAGGTGACAGTGCCGAGTTCAAAACCGTACATTTCGTTCATAGGTAATGAGAGTTATGTGGAAGAGACGGTGATTAGTTGGAGCGATAAAGCTTCAGACCTCGATAGCGATGGTAAAGAACTCGGCACTTGCAGAACCGCCTCTGTTTCCATTGAGTCTGATTTCTTCTGCGCTACTGCCATCACTTTTGAGGTCCCTTATAAACCCTCTCTTCATATTTTCTATATGCGttgtgttttctattttttaaaaaattgtttgtgtgatttttgGATTGAGGCAGAACACGGTGGTGGCAGAGGCGGGAGAAAAAGGGAAGCAAGCGGTGGCTTTGAAAGTAACAGGGGACAAAGCAGTGTTCTataaagttagggttttgggaTCACAAGACACTCTTTTTGATGATAATGGATCTCACTACTTTTACCAATCCTATATCCAAGGAAACGTTGATTTCATCTTTGGCAACGGGAAGTCACTTTATCAGGTAAAACCGTAAAAGCCATTTACTTACCTTCTTAAATCCCTCGTATCGAAATCCATTTGTGAAACACTGATCTGGTGTTTGGTAAACAACAGGACTGTCATATCTACTCAACCGCAAAGAGGTATGGCGCGATCGCGGCTCATCACAGAGACTCACCGACTGAAGATACCGGGTTCTCGTTTGTGAACTGTGACATCAATGGTACTGGCAGGGTTTATCTCGGAAGAGCTTGGGGTAAGTACTCGAGAACTGTTTATTCCAACTGTTTCATAGCTGATATTATCACTCGTGTGGGCTGGAGTGACTGGCAAGACCCTGAGAGGCAAAGGTAAAGATCTCGAAATTGAAAAGTCATCTCTAATACTACAAGCATTTATGTCTGAAAACAACATAACGAttagtcgtttttttttttgcaggacgGCGATGTTTGGGGAGTACAATTGCAGGGGAAGAGGGGCAGCCAGAGGAGGCCGAGCACCGTGGACGAAGACTCTTACCAGAGATGAAGTGAAGCCTTTTCTGAGCAGAGAGTTCATATATGGAGCTCAATGGCTGAGACTCTAAATCCGTTTTTTTAACCGGACATAATAAAAAGTCACAAGTGGTCCAGCTAGCTAACAGGAGATGATGACCTAACTACActctattttacatttgtaATTAGTTTGAATCTGAGCAGAGTGATTTAGAATCTGCATGTTTTAACAAATACAAAAGCCAATGATACCcaggttttggttttagataAACGAAATTTCTTACACGCTGATACAAAGTGGTTTACAAGAAGTTTTTGTGAAAATATGCAAAACACAGATAGATTTCCTTTTTTCCTAATAAACATTGCataaataaaacctaaaataacCAGGTACAAAATAATCCTATGCTTAGATGATCGGTTAAAACAAATGCAACCACCAAAATCATGCCTCTTCAATTTTCTATACAACCTTTACCTACTCCTCTCTCCTCAGCACCAACCAAGTCAAACCCAGAATCACTTTCTTTCTGCAAACTAtgtcaatttatatatacataaaagaaaCATCAAAGTTTCCAGAGATGTGGCACGTACCAGAATTACCATCATTATATATGACTTCAAGAAAGCATCTTTACGTTGTCACCAGCGTGGTAGTAGTTTTTGATAGGGTGAAGACTGATTCTGATTTGCGGGGCTTCTCATCATTAAGGGtaacatcatcttctttgtgGTCCTGCACGGTATTTTCATGGTTGACATAGGTTTTACTTTGGTTACTTCCAACCTCTTTGTTCACTTCTTTTGAAAGTCTGCTTCCATCATCCTCCTTAACAACCCCAGCATCTTTACGCTCTTTGTTCTGTTCTACTAAAAGGGAATTGTCCGCTTTATCGCCTTCAGGTATTGCCTCCTCAACAATATCTGGCATAGCAATGGGCTTAACCTTGGCATCTTTTGCAGGAGTGGAAGACATGGAGAGCTTAATTTCCATGCTAATATCAGATGATATTATGGCGAGTATATCGGGTTTAGGATCGATACCAACCCAGCTGTCTCCCACCCAGTCTCTGGAAATTCGAATATCCTTCCTGAGCACCGTTAGGCATAAGTTCTCCCCTAAcatgaaaaaaaacacatatatcaaCATTATGGGAAAGATGGAGAAAGTGGAGGCAACTAGAGAGTAGAACAGAAGATGAAAATAGGAACACACTAAATCATACCAGGGATATATATTTGCAAGTCCTCAGCTTCAGGTTTTTCATTGGCGATTACAACACCTTCCCACCAACCATCATTCCACCATGCATCAACAGCTTCACCAATTGTAGGATCAAAGTCAACTATTTTCGCATCAGGAGGAGCAGGCCGTATTGTTGGCCGCTTAGACGACCTCATGCCAAGCTTATCAGGCATAGCAGATTTAAAAGCCGGCACCCATTCCTACTCAaaacaaatgagaaagaaaaataataattaggtGACAAACAGAAGATTGTAATAGATTCCATccagaaacaaaatttaaatagcCAATGGCTGAGGATGCAACTAAATACCTCAAGGTTTCCATATCCATCCTCATCCTCTATATCATCATACTGGAGTTTTACCTGTTTCCTTGATACTTCCAGGACAGTACATCTAAACCAGCAGCCTCTAATACCGCTATCTTGACACAGAAACTCTATTTTTGCATCTGCCTTAATCACTCCATTGTAACAAGGATGTTTCTGAACATCGGTTGGGAAAGTAAATAGTTTGCCTGAGGCATTAAGTTTGAGTCTCTTGCATGAAGATTCATAAGTTGTTAACAGATGGGCAGACATCATTCCTTCacgttttttcttgtttctctcagCACCAACCATCACATTCTCACCCTCACtcccttcttcatcatcctctatATTCATCGCACAGTCTACAGGACCAGGCTCCATAGAACTTAAGCAAGACATAATCGGTTGGTCCAAATATCCGCGCAGTTTACTCAAGTCAAATGGTTTAACTTTGCTGTTCCTGAGTTGCCGATAGCACATGTGTACCCTTGCCAATAAAGAATTAGGAAAGGAAGACACACACTCCTCATAATGCTCACGGGTCAAGACAGTGGCAGGACCATCAACACATTCTGCACTGATTACCTGTGAATGAGGGGTGATGAAAACCTCttttgggtttgggtttttgAGAGCAACTGCACCCTTCACTTCTTTTGTGTAGTGAAACCACCTCACTTTGACCTTTTTTAGGCCACGCTTGTCCTCATACATATCTTCCAGATATGCAACATACTGATCCTCCCCTTTGCTCATGACAAAGACAAAAGATTGAACCTGaaaatccaaaagaagaaaatacgaGTTCAAGTTAGTATTCCCAGATCAAGGTCTAACCAGATTCAAACCACAAGAAAAATCAACATTTATCGAATTATGCATGCACTACACCTCCAAGGAAAGGACATACTCAAAAGTTCACCAATGCCAAGATTTCAACTTACCCCTATTGTTGTCCCATTCCTGCAAAATGATGGGTAATGTTTGAGCTGTTTAGCACACATCCAAGAAGCTCCAGACCACATAATCTCCCAACTGTAAACACTCAAGTTTATGGGAAGCCGGACCTGTGAGAGAGAATTTTCCATCAATATTACAGGAGAGTAAGATGCAGTGACAATTGTATGGAGCAACAAGAAGCTTAACATCACCTCTTCAGTTGCTTGAGCTCGCTGAGCAGGAAATCCATTGCTTGGAATTTCGAGAGATCCATTAGATTCACCTGACTCACGTGTTGGTGACTCTGTAAATTAACAATAAACAAGTGCGTTAAAAACAATCGGTTGTAAAGCTACAAGAGACCCACATAAAGGAAGCATTCATTAATTCTCTACTGAAGAGACAAAATGGTCACATATGGTACATGATAAAGATAAATGCGTACTCGACCAGTTTCCTTGTATATTTTGCTTAGACAGCATTGAAGTGAGCCAATCTACAACCTCTCTTCTCGACCTCCATTTAAATCCAGCATGAATTGAATTCTCGGAACCATAAATACGCACAAACTCCTCAGAGACAACATAGAACATGTGTCTAACACTTCTCTCAGTACCAACCACAGCTAGGATAGATTCGCCAGCAGAATCTTTCAGAAAGTAATGAACAACACGGTTCCCTCGCTCTTGTGAGACAAAATGCTCTTTCCATTCGACAAAACAATGATCATTCTCGCACATTTTTCAATATGACAATGATCCGGCAAGCATCAAACGCTCCGAACCCTTCTTCACATCAGATAAAAGAAGTAACTACTGAAAGATAACAGCCGTCGGTCGATACCAGTTCTTCAAAGTCATAGTCTTTAATCTCACAAATCAATCTCTATATACCAAAAGACCGTGGAAACCCCTAAAAACCTAAACTTCAATGACCAAAACAATACCCCCACTAAAATCCCTTGTGCCGTGGAAACCCTCTCTAATGCATAACTCCGATTAACATCCTTTCCAGCTCCCAACGAAACAGCTAAAATCGCCTCAAGTCAAATGATCCGAACGAAGAAGAAGTTGGGATTAGAGAAAGCGGAGAAGAACCCAGTGAGCGGAGAGTTGGGAAGATCTGTGGAAAGATCAGAGACGACGCCGTGGAAACACTGATCTAAGCTCGAGAGCGCCGCCAAACACCAAGATACGACTTTGACTGCGGTAATCAACTTAAGCATGACGAAGACGAAATGGGcatctcagatttttttttcagtataGAAAGAAATACCGATTCCTCTAAGGTTttgtacagaaaaaaaaaaaggtgaactATAAGAAAGCTTAGAACAGCGGcgaaaacacaaaatcaacgATCGATTTCGACGATTTGAAGAAGGGAAAGCTGAAAACaggagatgaagaggaagagaacgaGTTCTGATTAAGGTAAACTTGAAGAAAGTAAGGTATTCCCATGGatgatctctcttctctctcttctctctcttccttcacCAAAGCAGCTGCCTTTTTGCCAAACCCCCTTGTAACTCNNNNNNNNNNNNNNNNNaaaaaaaaaaaaaaaagtgcattTACTACGCAATAACGAAAATATCAGAACCTTATTGGGCCTTTAATGGTCCTTTAATGGGCCTTTAATGGCTAAGGCCGTAAAAATTAAAAGGACAAAAAGCTAACGAGAAGTCAAACAGATCTCTCTCTGTCTtgctcgtctctctctctctgcctacCCGAGAAACAGAGAAGTAATAAGAAACTCTGAGAATCAATACTTTtctcgagaaaaaaaaaaaaaaaaaaaaattttgattgaaaGAAGATTACAAGTTGAATGAGTAGAAGCGAAGGTTAATAACAAACTGAGAATTCGATCGAATTAGGCTTGTTAGTAATGGCGGGAATAGCTATAGTTTTAGATCTACTGAAGAAATCTAAATCCAATCAACACAGTTTCCACTCATCTTCGATTTGTTCCGCCTCCGCCGCCGCAGTTTCTGCTGCCGCCACTGCTCCTTTCGCTTCTAGGTTTCTCTTCGGGTATGTGTGTGTATTGTCTCTGATTTTGGATCTGTTTctgcttttctctgtttttcctctGGATCGTGTGGTCTACAAGGGTTATTGGATTGATTACtagtttttgtgatttttgttctGGATTAGGGTTTGAAAAGCTAATTGATCGTCTTCTTTTTACTCGATTGAATAAGGAAAGGTTCCAgatttatagttttttattgAGAGGAAGTATCAGTTACTAGTAAAGATCGTATTTTGAAGTATAGGGTTCCTTGTGGTGAGATTTGAATATAATTGATTAGTCCTAGATATGGTTTTTGATGTCAGGGCGTGTGTAATGTAATCTCTTTTATGTGTTTTGTCGAATACTCATTAGCACTTCATAGAAAACTAGTTATTTGTATTTTTCCGGCTTCCATCATTGGCATAAttggtttgtgttgtgttgCGGCATTGATTGTGTCAGTCAATGACTCAAATTATTCATGTTACAGTTCTTTTGAGCCTCGAGTTGCTTATTGTGATGCCGCTGCTGGAATAGATGATGACTACCTTGGTGCTATACGTAAAATATCTGCTGATGTTTTGCAGCGTGAACCGCGTGCATATATTTCTACTTCCAAGGAATACAATATCCAGCCAAAACCACTTTTCTCGGCCTTTGAGGTCAGGGCACTTGCAATGACGACAGTGAGATCGCTCCTGATGTTTTATTTGCCTCTTTTGGAGCCTAAAACGGCTTCTGAGGACGATGATGATTTCCTAAACAATGATGCAGAAGAAAGCCGCCGCCCGGACTTGATTGTTCCTCTTAAAAAGTCAGCAAAGCAAATTGCCCGTGAGGTTAGTATTTTCAGATCTTTGTCTTGTTACGCATTTTAAAGGTTCGTACAATCTGTAGTTGCTTCATGATGTCATGGTTTTTAACTGCTAATTTCGGTATTATGATACAGACCACAGTTGTGACCACTAGAAGACTCCTTGAAAGGCTGGCTATGAGTTATGTCTCACAGCGTATGGCATGGAAACTTCTAAAGGGTAACATCATTATACATTACTTTACTTCCACAACAAACTTGCGTTATAATAAAACTTTGTAGACAGAGTTAGGTCAGTGAACTGATCGAGTGgataaataactatatatacatgcaGATGTCCCTCAGTCGGCTTTACGCAAGGCTCAGAGAGGATTGCCCAC
It encodes the following:
- the LOC104726107 gene encoding uncharacterized protein LOC104726107 encodes the protein MCENDHCFVEWKEHFVSQERGNRVVHYFLKDSAGESILAVVGTERSVRHMFYVVSEEFVRIYGSENSIHAGFKWRSRREVVDWLTSMLSKQNIQGNWSKSPTRESGESNGSLEIPSNGFPAQRAQATEEVRLPINLSVYSWEIMWSGASWMCAKQLKHYPSFCRNGTTIGVQSFVFVMSKGEDQYVAYLEDMYEDKRGLKKVKVRWFHYTKEVKGAVALKNPNPKEVFITPHSQVISAECVDGPATVLTREHYEECVSSFPNSLLARVHMCYRQLRNSKVKPFDLSKLRGYLDQPIMSCLSSMEPGPVDCAMNIEDDEEGSEGENVMVGAERNKKKREGMMSAHLLTTYESSCKRLKLNASGKLFTFPTDVQKHPCYNGVIKADAKIEFLCQDSGIRGCWFRCTVLEVSRKQVKLQYDDIEDEDGYGNLEEWVPAFKSAMPDKLGMRSSKRPTIRPAPPDAKIVDFDPTIGEAVDAWWNDGWWEGVVIANEKPEAEDLQIYIPGENLCLTVLRKDIRISRDWVGDSWVGIDPKPDILAIISSDISMEIKLSMSSTPAKDAKVKPIAMPDIVEEAIPEGDKADNSLLVEQNKERKDAGVVKEDDGSRLSKEVNKEVGSNQSKTYVNHENTVQDHKEDDVTLNDEKPRKSESVFTLSKTTTTLVTT
- the LOC104726108 gene encoding pectinesterase QRT1-like is translated as MKVEAFIPAVLLLCFGVMLGLKSSCALQMGKESRSYISWEDLKVVEDGRPERSFSVKEDKSNSVNTNANAKNATSLERFIVVDKNGRGDSVTVQGAVDMVPDSNSQRVKIFILPGIYREKVTVPSSKPYISFIGNESYVEETVISWSDKASDLDSDGKELGTCRTASVSIESDFFCATAITFENTVVAEAGEKGKQAVALKVTGDKAVFYKVRVLGSQDTLFDDNGSHYFYQSYIQGNVDFIFGNGKSLYQDCHIYSTAKRYGAIAAHHRDSPTEDTGFSFVNCDINGTGRVYLGRAWGKYSRTVYSNCFIADIITRVGWSDWQDPERQRTAMFGEYNCRGRGAARGGRAPWTKTLTRDEVKPFLSREFIYGAQWLRL
- the LOC104726109 gene encoding uncharacterized protein LOC104726109, which translates into the protein MAGIAIVLDLLKKSKSNQHSFHSSSICSASAAAVSAAATAPFASRFLFGSFEPRVAYCDAAAGIDDDYLGAIRKISADVLQREPRAYISTSKEYNIQPKPLFSAFEVRALAMTTVRSLLMFYLPLLEPKTASEDDDDFLNNDAEESRRPDLIVPLKKSAKQIARETTVVTTRRLLERLAMSYVSQRMAWKLLKDVPQSALRKAQRGLPTHVYIFKVSQTTLRGHFLGIAASWAVQVGIEIYRCVFPNVKPVGEEEKQVVITEQAKDLGNKVVGITVRCGASLLFAAIGAGICSCLIRPSTGQWIGCALGDLAGPIVVSVCLQKTLQAGH